Genomic DNA from Nonomuraea rubra:
CACGTGCATCCCGCCACACTAGTGGCCCCTAGGATCCTGCGTTATGCGGCTGATGGACGGGCTGAGGTTCGCCCTGGGCACGTTGAGCGTGCTGCCGGTGCGGGTCGAACGGGTGGACCGGCAGGTGGCGGGGCAGGCGATGGCGCTGGCCCCGGCGGTCGGGCTGCTGCTCGGGCTGCTCGCCGGCCTGGCGTTGCTGCTGCCCGCGCCGCCGCTGCTCGGCGCCGTGCTGGCGCTCGGGCTGCTGGCGCTGCTGACCCGGGGCCTGCATCTCGACGGGCTGGCCGATCTGGCCGACGGGCTGGGCAGCGGCAAGCCGTCCGATCAGGCGCTCGACATCATGAAGAAGTCGGACATCGGGCCGTTCGGCGTGATGACGCTGGTGCTGATGCTGCTCGCGCAGGTGGTGGCGCTCGCCGACGCCGGGCTCTGGGCGCTGGTGACGGCGTGCGTGGCGGGCCGGCTGGCGCTGACCTGGGCCTGCCGCTCCGGCGTGCCCGCCGCCCGCCCCGACGGGCTGGGTGCGACGGTCGCCGGGACGGTACACCGCCCGGCCGTCTGGCTCGCGACCGTGGCCGCGCTGCTCGCCACCGCCGTGATCGGCCTGCTCTCCGCTCCGGGCACGGGCCTGTGGGCCTGGGACGGGAGCGACGAGCCGACCCGCGAGCTGACGGCCCACTACCCCTGCATGGTGGGCTCGTGCCCTCCGGTGGACGATCCGCACCCGTGGAAGGGCGTCGGCATGGCGTCGCAGTTCGTGGACGTGGACATGGTGGCGGTGTCCGGCGGTAGTGGGGGCCTGGACGGGCTCTCCGGGGTCGTGGTGGCGCCGGTGGCGCTGCTCGCCGGGCTGGGCGCCGCCCTGCTGCTGCTCGCGCACGCCAGGCGGCGCCTCGGCGGCATCACGGGCGACGTGCTCGGCGCCCTCGTCGAGACGGCCA
This window encodes:
- a CDS encoding adenosylcobinamide-GDP ribazoletransferase — translated: MRLMDGLRFALGTLSVLPVRVERVDRQVAGQAMALAPAVGLLLGLLAGLALLLPAPPLLGAVLALGLLALLTRGLHLDGLADLADGLGSGKPSDQALDIMKKSDIGPFGVMTLVLMLLAQVVALADAGLWALVTACVAGRLALTWACRSGVPAARPDGLGATVAGTVHRPAVWLATVAALLATAVIGLLSAPGTGLWAWDGSDEPTRELTAHYPCMVGSCPPVDDPHPWKGVGMASQFVDVDMVAVSGGSGGLDGLSGVVVAPVALLAGLGAALLLLAHARRRLGGITGDVLGALVETATAATLVVYAILG